A single window of Nicotiana tomentosiformis chromosome 1, ASM39032v3, whole genome shotgun sequence DNA harbors:
- the LOC104109925 gene encoding protein DWD HYPERSENSITIVE TO UV-B 1 isoform X4 gives MDINHKFDSKNCFNSVGVIQSELPQHRHDLRHRYLVLRNKARGIPPNKQVLLALFKAKLKKARHEVSSLVILLDDIQDADFHPLLDLLMEVDVSEIDAVDIINGSVCTLSWEYLLSLLRASSRKLRVVDLQDILFGKDFLLDLAQRGLPCQVLNLRSSHFRKLTMIGNFMRMHTLNLDSSASLTNFREECFTCMPNLKFLSLCETRITNLWTTTAALAKLPSLVELRFQNFLQDDEARKHPASDRRDDYWDSDHTEISIHDEAPSVSGESIMYRHFNEEQYLNNTDMNIDRSSEDSSDDSEVDFSSQDRETSSMELLPDAPPGLEDLVNLQNEVSFGTLDMQDDEEPFFRLSDSRLSYIAPKKCISHNPSPICFEKFYREYMIVSLPNLKILDNLPIRKVDREKAEVIFSQNFEYLPYKRKNKESVVSILQKRETRANHTRRLFPRRKSQYFYSRSLSAAKVGSAAWPALCPLSIMDTTARDDRRSYRPRQFEYHPSDASLMVFGTLDGEVIVINHESGKIVSYIPSLGTMNSVLGLCWLKNYPSKVIAGSDNGSLRLYDIRLMPPTATGSHQSAGSIMFDDFDQLTSVHVNSTDELFLASGYSKHVALYDISSGRRLQVFDDMHREHINVVKFSHHSPSIFATSSFDREVKMWDLRQKPNQPCYTALSSRGNVMVCFSPDDQYLLVSAVDNEVKQLLAVDGRLHLDFSITSTGSSQNYTRSYYMNGRDYVISGSCDEHVVRICCAQTGRRLRDVSLEGKGSGASMFVQSLRGDPFRCAKLFSWSAGPS, from the exons ATGGATATCAATCATAAATTTGATTCCAAAAATTGCTTCAACAGTGTCGGAGTAATTCAGTCGGAGCTACCTCAACATCGCCATGACCTCCGGCACCGATATCTCGTCCTTAGAAACAAG GCTAGAGGAATTCCGCCTAATAAACAAGTTCTGTTAGCTCTTTTCAAG GCCAAGTTGAAGAAAGCCCGCCACGAGGTGTCTAGCTTAGTGATTTTGCTGGATGACATCCAGGATGCTGATTTCCACCCACTGCTCGATTTGTTGATGGAAGTTGATGTTTCTGAGATTGATGCAGTAGATATTATAAATGGATCTGTATGCACCCTGAGTTGGGAGTATCTTCTTTCTTTGCTGCGTGCTAGCAGTAGAAAGTTACGAGTTGTTGATCTCCAGGATATATTGTTTGGCAAGGACTTCTTGCT GGATCTTGCTCAACGAGGCTTACCATGCCAAGTGCTAAATCTGAGGTCCTCCCATTTCCGAAAGCTCACCATGATTGGGAATTTTATGCGGATGCACACCCTTAACCTGGATTCCAGTGCATCCCTTACTAACTTCCGTGAGGAGTGTTTTACCTGTATGCCAAATTTGAAGTTCCTCTCGTTGTGTGAGACAAGAATCACTAATTTATGGACTACCACTGCTGCACTTGCAAAACTCCCTTCCTTAGTTGAATTACGCTTTCAGAATTTTTTACAAGATGATGAAGCACGTAAACATCCTGCATCAGATAGAAGGGATGACTACTGGGATTCAGATCATACAGAGATTAGTATTCATGATGAAGCGCCATCAGTTAGTGGTGAAAGTATCATGTATAGGCATTTTAATGAAGAACAATATTTGAATAATACTGATATGAATATTGATAGGAGTAGTGAAGATTCATCTGATGACAGTGAAGTGGATTTTTCAAGTCAGGATCGTGAAACGAGTTCCATGGAACTCTTGCCTGATGCACCTCCTGGTTTGGAGGATCTGGTTAATCTGCAAAATGAG GTTTCTTTTGGCACGTTAGATATGCAGGATGACGAAGAGCCCTTCTTCCGTTTGTCTGACTCACGACTGTCATACATTGCTCCGAAGAAGTGTATATCTCATAATCCTTCACCAATATGCTTTGAAAAATTCTACCGAGAGTACATGATAGTTTCACTGCCAAACCTGAAAATTCTTGATAACTTGCCTATTAGGAAGGTTGATAGAGAAAAGGCCGAAGTGATCTTCTCACAAAATTTTGAGTACCTACCATATAAGAGGAAGAACAAGGAGAGTGTTGTCAGCATTCTGCAAAAGCGTGAGACTAGAGCAAACCATACTCGCAGGCTCTTTCCTAGGCGAAAGTCGCAATACTTTTATTCTAGGTCATTGTCTGCTGCCAAAGTTGGTTCTGCTGCTTGGCCTGCCCTTTGTCCCCTCTCTATCATGGACACCACAGCAAGAGATGATAGAAGAAGCTATCGACCACGCCAATTTGAGTATCATCCATCTGATGCAAGCCTTATGGTTTTTGGAACATTGGATGGTGAAGTGATTGTTATAAACCATGAGAGTGGAAAAATTGTTAGTTACATTCCCTCACTCGGAACAATGAACAGTGTTCTGGGTTTATGCTGGCTAAAAAATTATCCCTCCAAG GTCATTGCTGGTTCTGATAATGGTTCACTTAGATTGTATGACATCCGGTTGATGCCTCCAACAGCCACAGGCAGCCATCAGAGTGCAGGTTCAATTATGTTTGATGACTTTGACCAGTTAACATCTGTTCACGTCAACTCTACCGATGAGTTATTTCTTGCGAGTGGATACTCAAAGCATGTTGCTCTGTACGACATTAGCAGTGGCAGACGCTTGCAGGTGTTTGATGATATGCACCGAGAACATATTAATGTCGTTAAATTTTCACACCACTCTCCATCTATTTTTGCCACTTCATCATTTGATCGGGAGGTCAAGATGTGGGATTTAAGACAGAAACCAAACCAGCCTTGCTATACTGCTTTAAGTTCTCGAGGGAATGTGATGGTTTGCTTTTCCCCTGATGACCAATATCTTCTTGTTTCGGCTGTTGACAACGAG GTGAAACAATTGTTAGCTGTTGATGGGAGGCTCCATCTAGATTTTAGTATAACTTCAACAGGGAGCTCTCAGAATTACACTCGCTCTTATTACATGAACGGAAGGGATTATGTCATCAGCGGAAGCTGTGATGAACATGTAGTCCGCATCTGCTGTGCTCAAACGGGTAGGCGGCTTAGAGATGTATCATTGGAG GGAAAAGGTTCAGGAGCTTCAATGTTTGTCCAATCATTGAGAGGGGATCCTTTCAGA TGTGCCAAATTATTTAGCTGGAGTGCTGGACCAAGCTAG
- the LOC104109925 gene encoding protein DWD HYPERSENSITIVE TO UV-B 1 isoform X1: protein MDINHKFDSKNCFNSVGVIQSELPQHRHDLRHRYLVLRNKARGIPPNKQVLLALFKAKLKKARHEVSSLVILLDDIQDADFHPLLDLLMEVDVSEIDAVDIINGSVCTLSWEYLLSLLRASSRKLRVVDLQDILFGKDFLLDLAQRGLPCQVLNLRSSHFRKLTMIGNFMRMHTLNLDSSASLTNFREECFTCMPNLKFLSLCETRITNLWTTTAALAKLPSLVELRFQNFLQDDEARKHPASDRRDDYWDSDHTEISIHDEAPSVSGESIMYRHFNEEQYLNNTDMNIDRSSEDSSDDSEVDFSSQDRETSSMELLPDAPPGLEDLVNLQNEVSFGTLDMQDDEEPFFRLSDSRLSYIAPKKCISHNPSPICFEKFYREYMIVSLPNLKILDNLPIRKVDREKAEVIFSQNFEYLPYKRKNKESVVSILQKRETRANHTRRLFPRRKSQYFYSRSLSAAKVGSAAWPALCPLSIMDTTARDDRRSYRPRQFEYHPSDASLMVFGTLDGEVIVINHESGKIVSYIPSLGTMNSVLGLCWLKNYPSKVIAGSDNGSLRLYDIRLMPPTATGSHQSAGSIMFDDFDQLTSVHVNSTDELFLASGYSKHVALYDISSGRRLQVFDDMHREHINVVKFSHHSPSIFATSSFDREVKMWDLRQKPNQPCYTALSSRGNVMVCFSPDDQYLLVSAVDNEVKQLLAVDGRLHLDFSITSTGSSQNYTRSYYMNGRDYVISGSCDEHVVRICCAQTGRRLRDVSLEGKGSGASMFVQSLRGDPFRDFSMSVLAAYIRPSSNSEIVKVNLLASSDQDKGYSYTQHSHPLFSSGG from the exons ATGGATATCAATCATAAATTTGATTCCAAAAATTGCTTCAACAGTGTCGGAGTAATTCAGTCGGAGCTACCTCAACATCGCCATGACCTCCGGCACCGATATCTCGTCCTTAGAAACAAG GCTAGAGGAATTCCGCCTAATAAACAAGTTCTGTTAGCTCTTTTCAAG GCCAAGTTGAAGAAAGCCCGCCACGAGGTGTCTAGCTTAGTGATTTTGCTGGATGACATCCAGGATGCTGATTTCCACCCACTGCTCGATTTGTTGATGGAAGTTGATGTTTCTGAGATTGATGCAGTAGATATTATAAATGGATCTGTATGCACCCTGAGTTGGGAGTATCTTCTTTCTTTGCTGCGTGCTAGCAGTAGAAAGTTACGAGTTGTTGATCTCCAGGATATATTGTTTGGCAAGGACTTCTTGCT GGATCTTGCTCAACGAGGCTTACCATGCCAAGTGCTAAATCTGAGGTCCTCCCATTTCCGAAAGCTCACCATGATTGGGAATTTTATGCGGATGCACACCCTTAACCTGGATTCCAGTGCATCCCTTACTAACTTCCGTGAGGAGTGTTTTACCTGTATGCCAAATTTGAAGTTCCTCTCGTTGTGTGAGACAAGAATCACTAATTTATGGACTACCACTGCTGCACTTGCAAAACTCCCTTCCTTAGTTGAATTACGCTTTCAGAATTTTTTACAAGATGATGAAGCACGTAAACATCCTGCATCAGATAGAAGGGATGACTACTGGGATTCAGATCATACAGAGATTAGTATTCATGATGAAGCGCCATCAGTTAGTGGTGAAAGTATCATGTATAGGCATTTTAATGAAGAACAATATTTGAATAATACTGATATGAATATTGATAGGAGTAGTGAAGATTCATCTGATGACAGTGAAGTGGATTTTTCAAGTCAGGATCGTGAAACGAGTTCCATGGAACTCTTGCCTGATGCACCTCCTGGTTTGGAGGATCTGGTTAATCTGCAAAATGAG GTTTCTTTTGGCACGTTAGATATGCAGGATGACGAAGAGCCCTTCTTCCGTTTGTCTGACTCACGACTGTCATACATTGCTCCGAAGAAGTGTATATCTCATAATCCTTCACCAATATGCTTTGAAAAATTCTACCGAGAGTACATGATAGTTTCACTGCCAAACCTGAAAATTCTTGATAACTTGCCTATTAGGAAGGTTGATAGAGAAAAGGCCGAAGTGATCTTCTCACAAAATTTTGAGTACCTACCATATAAGAGGAAGAACAAGGAGAGTGTTGTCAGCATTCTGCAAAAGCGTGAGACTAGAGCAAACCATACTCGCAGGCTCTTTCCTAGGCGAAAGTCGCAATACTTTTATTCTAGGTCATTGTCTGCTGCCAAAGTTGGTTCTGCTGCTTGGCCTGCCCTTTGTCCCCTCTCTATCATGGACACCACAGCAAGAGATGATAGAAGAAGCTATCGACCACGCCAATTTGAGTATCATCCATCTGATGCAAGCCTTATGGTTTTTGGAACATTGGATGGTGAAGTGATTGTTATAAACCATGAGAGTGGAAAAATTGTTAGTTACATTCCCTCACTCGGAACAATGAACAGTGTTCTGGGTTTATGCTGGCTAAAAAATTATCCCTCCAAG GTCATTGCTGGTTCTGATAATGGTTCACTTAGATTGTATGACATCCGGTTGATGCCTCCAACAGCCACAGGCAGCCATCAGAGTGCAGGTTCAATTATGTTTGATGACTTTGACCAGTTAACATCTGTTCACGTCAACTCTACCGATGAGTTATTTCTTGCGAGTGGATACTCAAAGCATGTTGCTCTGTACGACATTAGCAGTGGCAGACGCTTGCAGGTGTTTGATGATATGCACCGAGAACATATTAATGTCGTTAAATTTTCACACCACTCTCCATCTATTTTTGCCACTTCATCATTTGATCGGGAGGTCAAGATGTGGGATTTAAGACAGAAACCAAACCAGCCTTGCTATACTGCTTTAAGTTCTCGAGGGAATGTGATGGTTTGCTTTTCCCCTGATGACCAATATCTTCTTGTTTCGGCTGTTGACAACGAG GTGAAACAATTGTTAGCTGTTGATGGGAGGCTCCATCTAGATTTTAGTATAACTTCAACAGGGAGCTCTCAGAATTACACTCGCTCTTATTACATGAACGGAAGGGATTATGTCATCAGCGGAAGCTGTGATGAACATGTAGTCCGCATCTGCTGTGCTCAAACGGGTAGGCGGCTTAGAGATGTATCATTGGAG GGAAAAGGTTCAGGAGCTTCAATGTTTGTCCAATCATTGAGAGGGGATCCTTTCAGA GATTTTAGCATGAGCGTCTTGGCAGCCTATATACGTCcgagttcaaactcagaaattGTTAAG GTAAATCTGCTGGCATCAAGTGACCAAGACAAAGGGTACTCGTACACTCAGCATTCTCATCCATTATTTAGTAGCGGAGGCTGA
- the LOC104109925 gene encoding protein DWD HYPERSENSITIVE TO UV-B 1 isoform X2, which translates to MDINHKFDSKNCFNSVGVIQSELPQHRHDLRHRYLVLRNKAKLKKARHEVSSLVILLDDIQDADFHPLLDLLMEVDVSEIDAVDIINGSVCTLSWEYLLSLLRASSRKLRVVDLQDILFGKDFLLDLAQRGLPCQVLNLRSSHFRKLTMIGNFMRMHTLNLDSSASLTNFREECFTCMPNLKFLSLCETRITNLWTTTAALAKLPSLVELRFQNFLQDDEARKHPASDRRDDYWDSDHTEISIHDEAPSVSGESIMYRHFNEEQYLNNTDMNIDRSSEDSSDDSEVDFSSQDRETSSMELLPDAPPGLEDLVNLQNEVSFGTLDMQDDEEPFFRLSDSRLSYIAPKKCISHNPSPICFEKFYREYMIVSLPNLKILDNLPIRKVDREKAEVIFSQNFEYLPYKRKNKESVVSILQKRETRANHTRRLFPRRKSQYFYSRSLSAAKVGSAAWPALCPLSIMDTTARDDRRSYRPRQFEYHPSDASLMVFGTLDGEVIVINHESGKIVSYIPSLGTMNSVLGLCWLKNYPSKVIAGSDNGSLRLYDIRLMPPTATGSHQSAGSIMFDDFDQLTSVHVNSTDELFLASGYSKHVALYDISSGRRLQVFDDMHREHINVVKFSHHSPSIFATSSFDREVKMWDLRQKPNQPCYTALSSRGNVMVCFSPDDQYLLVSAVDNEVKQLLAVDGRLHLDFSITSTGSSQNYTRSYYMNGRDYVISGSCDEHVVRICCAQTGRRLRDVSLEGKGSGASMFVQSLRGDPFRDFSMSVLAAYIRPSSNSEIVKVNLLASSDQDKGYSYTQHSHPLFSSGG; encoded by the exons ATGGATATCAATCATAAATTTGATTCCAAAAATTGCTTCAACAGTGTCGGAGTAATTCAGTCGGAGCTACCTCAACATCGCCATGACCTCCGGCACCGATATCTCGTCCTTAGAAACAAG GCCAAGTTGAAGAAAGCCCGCCACGAGGTGTCTAGCTTAGTGATTTTGCTGGATGACATCCAGGATGCTGATTTCCACCCACTGCTCGATTTGTTGATGGAAGTTGATGTTTCTGAGATTGATGCAGTAGATATTATAAATGGATCTGTATGCACCCTGAGTTGGGAGTATCTTCTTTCTTTGCTGCGTGCTAGCAGTAGAAAGTTACGAGTTGTTGATCTCCAGGATATATTGTTTGGCAAGGACTTCTTGCT GGATCTTGCTCAACGAGGCTTACCATGCCAAGTGCTAAATCTGAGGTCCTCCCATTTCCGAAAGCTCACCATGATTGGGAATTTTATGCGGATGCACACCCTTAACCTGGATTCCAGTGCATCCCTTACTAACTTCCGTGAGGAGTGTTTTACCTGTATGCCAAATTTGAAGTTCCTCTCGTTGTGTGAGACAAGAATCACTAATTTATGGACTACCACTGCTGCACTTGCAAAACTCCCTTCCTTAGTTGAATTACGCTTTCAGAATTTTTTACAAGATGATGAAGCACGTAAACATCCTGCATCAGATAGAAGGGATGACTACTGGGATTCAGATCATACAGAGATTAGTATTCATGATGAAGCGCCATCAGTTAGTGGTGAAAGTATCATGTATAGGCATTTTAATGAAGAACAATATTTGAATAATACTGATATGAATATTGATAGGAGTAGTGAAGATTCATCTGATGACAGTGAAGTGGATTTTTCAAGTCAGGATCGTGAAACGAGTTCCATGGAACTCTTGCCTGATGCACCTCCTGGTTTGGAGGATCTGGTTAATCTGCAAAATGAG GTTTCTTTTGGCACGTTAGATATGCAGGATGACGAAGAGCCCTTCTTCCGTTTGTCTGACTCACGACTGTCATACATTGCTCCGAAGAAGTGTATATCTCATAATCCTTCACCAATATGCTTTGAAAAATTCTACCGAGAGTACATGATAGTTTCACTGCCAAACCTGAAAATTCTTGATAACTTGCCTATTAGGAAGGTTGATAGAGAAAAGGCCGAAGTGATCTTCTCACAAAATTTTGAGTACCTACCATATAAGAGGAAGAACAAGGAGAGTGTTGTCAGCATTCTGCAAAAGCGTGAGACTAGAGCAAACCATACTCGCAGGCTCTTTCCTAGGCGAAAGTCGCAATACTTTTATTCTAGGTCATTGTCTGCTGCCAAAGTTGGTTCTGCTGCTTGGCCTGCCCTTTGTCCCCTCTCTATCATGGACACCACAGCAAGAGATGATAGAAGAAGCTATCGACCACGCCAATTTGAGTATCATCCATCTGATGCAAGCCTTATGGTTTTTGGAACATTGGATGGTGAAGTGATTGTTATAAACCATGAGAGTGGAAAAATTGTTAGTTACATTCCCTCACTCGGAACAATGAACAGTGTTCTGGGTTTATGCTGGCTAAAAAATTATCCCTCCAAG GTCATTGCTGGTTCTGATAATGGTTCACTTAGATTGTATGACATCCGGTTGATGCCTCCAACAGCCACAGGCAGCCATCAGAGTGCAGGTTCAATTATGTTTGATGACTTTGACCAGTTAACATCTGTTCACGTCAACTCTACCGATGAGTTATTTCTTGCGAGTGGATACTCAAAGCATGTTGCTCTGTACGACATTAGCAGTGGCAGACGCTTGCAGGTGTTTGATGATATGCACCGAGAACATATTAATGTCGTTAAATTTTCACACCACTCTCCATCTATTTTTGCCACTTCATCATTTGATCGGGAGGTCAAGATGTGGGATTTAAGACAGAAACCAAACCAGCCTTGCTATACTGCTTTAAGTTCTCGAGGGAATGTGATGGTTTGCTTTTCCCCTGATGACCAATATCTTCTTGTTTCGGCTGTTGACAACGAG GTGAAACAATTGTTAGCTGTTGATGGGAGGCTCCATCTAGATTTTAGTATAACTTCAACAGGGAGCTCTCAGAATTACACTCGCTCTTATTACATGAACGGAAGGGATTATGTCATCAGCGGAAGCTGTGATGAACATGTAGTCCGCATCTGCTGTGCTCAAACGGGTAGGCGGCTTAGAGATGTATCATTGGAG GGAAAAGGTTCAGGAGCTTCAATGTTTGTCCAATCATTGAGAGGGGATCCTTTCAGA GATTTTAGCATGAGCGTCTTGGCAGCCTATATACGTCcgagttcaaactcagaaattGTTAAG GTAAATCTGCTGGCATCAAGTGACCAAGACAAAGGGTACTCGTACACTCAGCATTCTCATCCATTATTTAGTAGCGGAGGCTGA
- the LOC104109925 gene encoding protein DWD HYPERSENSITIVE TO UV-B 1 isoform X3, producing MTSGTDISSLETRYICSCQARGIPPNKQVLLALFKAKLKKARHEVSSLVILLDDIQDADFHPLLDLLMEVDVSEIDAVDIINGSVCTLSWEYLLSLLRASSRKLRVVDLQDILFGKDFLLDLAQRGLPCQVLNLRSSHFRKLTMIGNFMRMHTLNLDSSASLTNFREECFTCMPNLKFLSLCETRITNLWTTTAALAKLPSLVELRFQNFLQDDEARKHPASDRRDDYWDSDHTEISIHDEAPSVSGESIMYRHFNEEQYLNNTDMNIDRSSEDSSDDSEVDFSSQDRETSSMELLPDAPPGLEDLVNLQNEVSFGTLDMQDDEEPFFRLSDSRLSYIAPKKCISHNPSPICFEKFYREYMIVSLPNLKILDNLPIRKVDREKAEVIFSQNFEYLPYKRKNKESVVSILQKRETRANHTRRLFPRRKSQYFYSRSLSAAKVGSAAWPALCPLSIMDTTARDDRRSYRPRQFEYHPSDASLMVFGTLDGEVIVINHESGKIVSYIPSLGTMNSVLGLCWLKNYPSKVIAGSDNGSLRLYDIRLMPPTATGSHQSAGSIMFDDFDQLTSVHVNSTDELFLASGYSKHVALYDISSGRRLQVFDDMHREHINVVKFSHHSPSIFATSSFDREVKMWDLRQKPNQPCYTALSSRGNVMVCFSPDDQYLLVSAVDNEVKQLLAVDGRLHLDFSITSTGSSQNYTRSYYMNGRDYVISGSCDEHVVRICCAQTGRRLRDVSLEGKGSGASMFVQSLRGDPFRDFSMSVLAAYIRPSSNSEIVKVNLLASSDQDKGYSYTQHSHPLFSSGG from the exons ATGACCTCCGGCACCGATATCTCGTCCTTAGAAACAAG GTACATTTGTTCTTGCCAGGCTAGAGGAATTCCGCCTAATAAACAAGTTCTGTTAGCTCTTTTCAAG GCCAAGTTGAAGAAAGCCCGCCACGAGGTGTCTAGCTTAGTGATTTTGCTGGATGACATCCAGGATGCTGATTTCCACCCACTGCTCGATTTGTTGATGGAAGTTGATGTTTCTGAGATTGATGCAGTAGATATTATAAATGGATCTGTATGCACCCTGAGTTGGGAGTATCTTCTTTCTTTGCTGCGTGCTAGCAGTAGAAAGTTACGAGTTGTTGATCTCCAGGATATATTGTTTGGCAAGGACTTCTTGCT GGATCTTGCTCAACGAGGCTTACCATGCCAAGTGCTAAATCTGAGGTCCTCCCATTTCCGAAAGCTCACCATGATTGGGAATTTTATGCGGATGCACACCCTTAACCTGGATTCCAGTGCATCCCTTACTAACTTCCGTGAGGAGTGTTTTACCTGTATGCCAAATTTGAAGTTCCTCTCGTTGTGTGAGACAAGAATCACTAATTTATGGACTACCACTGCTGCACTTGCAAAACTCCCTTCCTTAGTTGAATTACGCTTTCAGAATTTTTTACAAGATGATGAAGCACGTAAACATCCTGCATCAGATAGAAGGGATGACTACTGGGATTCAGATCATACAGAGATTAGTATTCATGATGAAGCGCCATCAGTTAGTGGTGAAAGTATCATGTATAGGCATTTTAATGAAGAACAATATTTGAATAATACTGATATGAATATTGATAGGAGTAGTGAAGATTCATCTGATGACAGTGAAGTGGATTTTTCAAGTCAGGATCGTGAAACGAGTTCCATGGAACTCTTGCCTGATGCACCTCCTGGTTTGGAGGATCTGGTTAATCTGCAAAATGAG GTTTCTTTTGGCACGTTAGATATGCAGGATGACGAAGAGCCCTTCTTCCGTTTGTCTGACTCACGACTGTCATACATTGCTCCGAAGAAGTGTATATCTCATAATCCTTCACCAATATGCTTTGAAAAATTCTACCGAGAGTACATGATAGTTTCACTGCCAAACCTGAAAATTCTTGATAACTTGCCTATTAGGAAGGTTGATAGAGAAAAGGCCGAAGTGATCTTCTCACAAAATTTTGAGTACCTACCATATAAGAGGAAGAACAAGGAGAGTGTTGTCAGCATTCTGCAAAAGCGTGAGACTAGAGCAAACCATACTCGCAGGCTCTTTCCTAGGCGAAAGTCGCAATACTTTTATTCTAGGTCATTGTCTGCTGCCAAAGTTGGTTCTGCTGCTTGGCCTGCCCTTTGTCCCCTCTCTATCATGGACACCACAGCAAGAGATGATAGAAGAAGCTATCGACCACGCCAATTTGAGTATCATCCATCTGATGCAAGCCTTATGGTTTTTGGAACATTGGATGGTGAAGTGATTGTTATAAACCATGAGAGTGGAAAAATTGTTAGTTACATTCCCTCACTCGGAACAATGAACAGTGTTCTGGGTTTATGCTGGCTAAAAAATTATCCCTCCAAG GTCATTGCTGGTTCTGATAATGGTTCACTTAGATTGTATGACATCCGGTTGATGCCTCCAACAGCCACAGGCAGCCATCAGAGTGCAGGTTCAATTATGTTTGATGACTTTGACCAGTTAACATCTGTTCACGTCAACTCTACCGATGAGTTATTTCTTGCGAGTGGATACTCAAAGCATGTTGCTCTGTACGACATTAGCAGTGGCAGACGCTTGCAGGTGTTTGATGATATGCACCGAGAACATATTAATGTCGTTAAATTTTCACACCACTCTCCATCTATTTTTGCCACTTCATCATTTGATCGGGAGGTCAAGATGTGGGATTTAAGACAGAAACCAAACCAGCCTTGCTATACTGCTTTAAGTTCTCGAGGGAATGTGATGGTTTGCTTTTCCCCTGATGACCAATATCTTCTTGTTTCGGCTGTTGACAACGAG GTGAAACAATTGTTAGCTGTTGATGGGAGGCTCCATCTAGATTTTAGTATAACTTCAACAGGGAGCTCTCAGAATTACACTCGCTCTTATTACATGAACGGAAGGGATTATGTCATCAGCGGAAGCTGTGATGAACATGTAGTCCGCATCTGCTGTGCTCAAACGGGTAGGCGGCTTAGAGATGTATCATTGGAG GGAAAAGGTTCAGGAGCTTCAATGTTTGTCCAATCATTGAGAGGGGATCCTTTCAGA GATTTTAGCATGAGCGTCTTGGCAGCCTATATACGTCcgagttcaaactcagaaattGTTAAG GTAAATCTGCTGGCATCAAGTGACCAAGACAAAGGGTACTCGTACACTCAGCATTCTCATCCATTATTTAGTAGCGGAGGCTGA